One Catharus ustulatus isolate bCatUst1 chromosome 16, bCatUst1.pri.v2, whole genome shotgun sequence genomic window, CAAAGGCGTGAGGACACGGGCACCTGGACAGGCAAAGGGCACAGCAAGGACAAAGGGACACTGACAGtaacagcacaggcagagggacaggacactgggacacaagGACATGGGACATTGACAAGAACACAGCATGGACATAGGGACAGATAGAGGAACAGCAGGACATGGGACACAGCTCGGATTCTGGGAGAGGTGCAGGGGatacagggacacagcacagatACACAGCTGGGCATGAGCTGGACACAGGAAtggaggcactgctgctgcctggggaggtggcagcgggcagtgccagcactggggctgtgctgcccctcagagctgggtgtgtgaccgggctgtccctgcagagtgGATCGAGAAGTTGCAAAGCAAGAACAAGTTCTACTACTACCACCAGCAGTTCCGCCGTGTGCCTGACCTGAGCGAGTGCCTGGAGGGTGACTACCTGTGCTACTATGAGGCCGAGGCTCAGTGGAGGAGGGACAGGTATGGCTACCCATGGACTGTCCCCAGGCGAGGtcacagcagagcacacagctctgggaccTGCACAGGGTGTCCTCACCCCTTGGTTCAGCTTTTCTGTCATCTCATGGCTGCTGTTGCATCCCTCACcatctttcctttcctgcaggaTGGTTGATCAGCAGATCGTGGAGATAGTCCGGGAAAGGCTGGCTGCGtgcaagcagagggaagggCCCAACCAGTTCCAGAACTGTGCCAaggagatggagctgctggcacaggtcACCAAGGCCTACCAGGACAGATGTGagtgtggcagcagcacccagggacgGGGTTCTAAACCCGGGGAAGGGGGGTCTGACAGCACATCCCACATTGTCAGGGCACACAGGCTTGTGGGAGGCACTGctcagacatttttctttttcagacgGTGAGCTGGGTTACCATGGCAATGCACGGACATGTCTGATGAAGCAGAAGCACAGGATGAtggaggagaggaaagcagcacaggagaaTCAGCAGAGCTGAAACAGCTCCTCCCTCCATGGTGCTGGTATCTATGTGCATGTTGTTGCTTCCTTGACCTCTGGTGGTGTTGGCCTCCACAATAAACAGACACCTGTACAGTTGGGATGTGTATTCATTCTTTGAAGAGCTCTGCAAGCCCTCAGCTCTATGCACTTGGGGCTGTCAGTACTGGGATTTACCCTCTGGATGagtgtgctgctctgccctcagctccctcagtctGGGATGTGCCCctgaaggccaggctggacagagcctgtcccacagcaggaggtggaactggatgagattccaggtcctttccagcccaacccattccatgg contains:
- the NDUFB10 gene encoding NADH dehydrogenase [ubiquinone] 1 beta subcomplex subunit 10, translating into MPEDHDWEAYKVPPTRTPVSERTTSVPNPVNYFQSAFNYVFDAPIALVREWIEKLQSKNKFYYYHQQFRRVPDLSECLEGDYLCYYEAEAQWRRDRMVDQQIVEIVRERLAACKQREGPNQFQNCAKEMELLAQVTKAYQDRYGELGYHGNARTCLMKQKHRMMEERKAAQENQQS